ATTGATACTTTTTTTGATGATTCATACAAATCTTTCATTAAATAGTTATCATTTGTTTCACATGTTGTAGGGTATCATCGGATATATAAGTGGTCCTGATGGTATGGACAGTTCAGGCCTTAGCTCTTCTGCCGCTGTAAGTTGTCTTCCTTGTTGATTTCCTTTGTTGTTAAATGATGACAATGAAAGATGACTGTATACAAAAGATTCCCATTACGACTAAGACGCCATAAAAATATGAGTTGTGTCAGGAAGTGCTATGTGTTATTACTCTTTGTAAAACCTAAAGATTTTGATTGATTGTTTCCAAGGATTTTGTGTTGTATACCTTCCTTGGACTAGGTTTGCATCTTTCTCTTTCGAATATTTGCTGGTGTAAATAGAAGaattatgtatttcatattgctTTATGGGTGACAAAAGTAGTGAATAAGTCCTATATATAAGAGGTCAAACGTAGTTGACTGATTATATCTTTCatgcaaagaaattcaaacacaAACCAAAAACCCACACGTTAACCAGTTTTGCATTTGTACAATTGCCCACTTCTAAACTTATATGAATGTAAGAAACTACGAAGCAGAGCTGTAGACGTGTTTGTCCAAAAGGATGAGTTTTCACATTAAAGGATAGCTATTTAGTAGATATTCCATCCCAATAGTAGCTACCATTATTTTTGGACACTGGAGCTAGGTTATAGTTAAGAAATATGGCATGCTATATTCAACGACTGCATCAGTTGAGACTTAATGTTGGTGTTTGGAATCAGTTTACGATTTGAATTGAAGTGAACTTTGAAGTAAAACAAACTAATATGCCACACATCCGTTATTTTTATCAGAAGAATGATCTTGATTAAAGACTGTTTTTGTAGTATTCATCTTGTGGGGcttcatttctttattttggAGAGTCACTTCCAGTAACATCCAACCCGTTAATCTTGCATTTACACGTTTGACAGGTCGGTGTAGCTTACCTACTGGCTTTGGAAACTGCAAACAATTTAACAGTGTCTCCTGAAGAAAATATTGAGTATGATCGGTAGGTTTCTTTAGCATTTGAGAGTCCAACACTTGGACCAACAATTAGTTTATACTTTGACACACAAACCCCCCCTTACAGGAAGTCCTCTCTCTAGTACTAGAGGGTCCAGCACGTCAAACTGACATTATTGGGAGGTTACATTACAGACACGTGCAATGAGAATCACCTTCTTTGCATAACAATTTGTTGGTTTACCACTCTGCTTCTAACATTTAGTTTATGATTCCAACTGATTTCGCTTGTGCTCCTTTAACGCCCAGCATTCAGAAATCAATCTATACTGTCTTCTCTTTATGAAAAAGTTTCGTTTCTttaacaaaactttaaaaaaaccTTCCCTTTTTCTTTAACATTTAGTTTATGATTCCAAGTGATTTATATATCCAGTCCTCAACTTAAAGTAATAGAGAACTTTATAAGTACCCTTTTTCTATATTTCTTTTGCCATATCAAACCTTTTAATGAACTTTGGTTATTGTAGGCTGATTGAAAATGAATTTTGGGGCTTGCGAAATGGTATATTGGATCAATCAGCCATATTGCTTTCGAGCTATGGTTGTCTATTGTGCATGAACTGCAAGGTAGTGCGTGAAAATtgtgttttatgttttaataaaaaaatttctatttaCTGGATTCATTTCAAGTGCAGTCTGTATATTTGTTAAATTACACTAATTTGAATGATCCAGTCATCTTCATGATTTCTATTACTGAATCTTTTAGCATTTTGAATATATGGTTGATTTCTTATAAAAGTTACATTCTGGCTGCTCTTTTGTAATGATCGTCCAGAAAGATTTGCTTGTGCCTGATTCAGATTACACTAACTCTTATAGATTGAACGATTTTTAATATTATACATAAAAGGGCTAAGCATATGATTTCAGAGTTAGAAGTTTAATTTGTGATTATAAATGGATGGACTCACAATGTGATATAATCTTTCTGAATCCTTTGAAACTAAAGATTGTACCAAAGAAAGCTGTAAGCTTAATATTATAACTTCAACCATATGAACTTTGAAACAAAGTAACACTTAAGACTTAGATTACCATAAAGGGGAATTTGTCTGCACCTCAAAGCATAGTACCGTTCTTATCCGTAAGGTGCTTTTATTTTTAAGcaatctttttttattgtttttttaagttttttcttttgctatacTACAGATTGTAATCTGATACGTCTTATTCATTTTCTTGATCTATTTCCGTTTATAACCACATATATCAGATTCTGCTCTAATTTTGAGTATTAGCAACAGGTGTCTCACAATGTAGATTGCATGTGCAGACTAAGGAACATAATCTTATACACCCACCAAAACTGGGGGAGAACCACGATACTGAGTGGCAGGAAgcatacaaaatattattggcATTTTCAGGGTTGAAGCATAATTTGACCGCAAATCCTGGATATAATCACCGAGTTGCAGAGTGTCGAGAAGCTGCAACAGTCCTTTTGAAGTAAGATCCATTTCCCTTGTAACCGATAACAAATTTACCCTTCTTGATTTTAATCAAGTATCTTGAccatgatatttttcttttagtcATTTTTGGTTGGCGGTGGTTTGGCATTGAATCCATATGCCATCATCCATTTATTTTTCATGCAACTCCATCTTATTGTTAAATGCTATACCCAACTCCATATTTGTCTTCCTCTTGTTCAGACTATTGATCCCTGGCTGACATACTTTTTTCTCCTTTAACCAGTGCATCCGGAGATGGTGCAGCAGAGCCACTCCTATCCAATGGCTAGTACCTTTACCTCACCTTCTCAAGTTTAATATCCATtcctattttttgaaaaatgatattGACTGACTGCCTTTTTCCTCCTACAAACAGTTGACCCAGAAGTTTATCAAACTCACAAGGTAAGAAACTTTGTCTACAACACCTGACCATTTGTCATTGTAtgttgttttgattcttttgaaATGCTGTTACTAGGAAAAGGGTTGGCTGGCCATTAACAGtagtatatattatttaatgaaagaaaaatgaacaaagaataaatagaaaataatatttgtatgCGCACGTTAACATTTCAATGGTTGGCATGTAAATACAAGGGCGTGATGACTTATCCATAACTCTCTTGCAGCACATATTAGAACCTCCTCTAGCAAAGAGAGCAGAGCATTATTTCTCAGAGAATATGCGGGTTAGCAAAGGTATTACCATATCTACATGGTCAATAATCTAAATTTCAAAAGTATGACGTCTTTTTAGTTTCTATGTTATTCTTTGCTTTATGATTTATAACTACTTAACATACTGATTTTTTCCAGGACTCAAAGCTTGGGCTTCAGGCAGGTTCAAAGATTTTGGAATGCTCATTTCAGAATCTGGCCTAAGTTCTATTGAGAACTATGAATGCGGTATTAATTACTCTCTCGTGTGTTCATAGCTACTGGTTTGTTTTCTTAAGCATCCTCCTTAATATTCCTAATCACAGTGCACAGAAAATGATAGGGATATCCAATTGAAATCATTAAAGGAATGAAGCCTCGTCAAGCCAAATCACTAGTACCAATGATGGCCTTAAAACAACCTAGTTTTATATTGCTGTTTGGGCAGCACCGGGACTATATTTAATTACCCTTACCATTTGACTGATTTTCTTTTGATCCTTGAACTCTTGTCTGCCCATGAAAGTAGAGGATCATGGTGATTTGCTTCTGATGGTATCTGTACTAACATGCACATTTAACTGATTATCTGGTATTTTTTCCATATAAATCACCATTAGAAATGGGCTACGCTGCTTTGACAATGCTGTTTCTTTGCTAACTTTGCGATCTTTTGCATCTGAAATGTTACCACCGGTTGCTTCATTTTCAACTTGCTCTGCAAAATTGATGAATTTTTCTCGATTATGTTGAAATTTGACTTCAAATGCTAAGCTAAATTGGACTTAAGAAATGGATTTTGTAACTTGGTCAAGGGGTTTTTAACTTGATGTTGTAATTGTTTAAGGTTCTGAACCGCTGATACAATTGCGTGAGATCCTTCTAAGGGCTCCTGGTGTGTATGGAGCACGGTTCAGTGGTGCTGGATTTAGAGGTTGCTGTGTTGCACTTGTAGATACTGATCATGCCAAAGAAGCTGCATCATTTGTCAGGGAAGAGTACAGCAAGATCCATCCTGAGTTGGCTAGTCAGTTAAACCAAGAGATAGCGGTTATGATATGCGAGACCGGTGATTGTGCCCGTGTTATTTGATGACTGTCTGTCAATTACAATTATTTGTTCAATTATCTCACTCCTTGTATTAAACTTTTGAAATGAAGCGTGATCAGAACTAGCAAATATGAATATAGGATACCGGGAATTCAAAAGAAGGCTTCTACATGGACAACATGAGAGCCTGTTTGTATCTACCTAGTTTTACCTTTTGTTATTGTGGTGGGCCTTGGAATATGGTGTGATGAATTCTTTGGTTCCTTTGACACTAATCTTATGGCTTGTTTATTAATCCGTAATCAGAGtatgaggaattgaattgaggaggagaTGAAATGGAGTGCATTCAGAATTGGATTCATGCTGAAGCTGTTACTAAATTATCTAGAATCAGAGTAAAAATGATGTTGATTACATAAAAGTTGTTTACTAACTCACATAAATCGCAATTGAAAACCTATTTGATTATTGCTAGTTAATGGTTAATTTTGATAACCACATATGCTCATAAAATCCAATTAGCTACATGAAAATAGtagcaaaataaataattaacaaatttattaaaaatataaaataacaaaaaaaaaaaaaaaaaaccccaaaaaacgaAAAGCTCCGGTGCCATCTTCCTCCCCGCCCCCCCCTCGttccccccccaaaaaaaaaaaatcctaaacctAGCTCCTCGCCAGCTTCCCTCCACCCCCTTGTTATATCTGTGATTATCTTAATCATAATTTAGCAATTAAATAAGCATTTTGATTAAGTTGTTTTGCAATTAGTTATGCCAGCtagttttgagagttttgggGAACCATATATGTAGTCACTTGTGAAAGGGAAAAGGGTACGAATATTCATAAAAGAaatatattgaaaaaaatacTCTTCTCTCTACTTCTCTAGCTCTTCTCTATATTCTTCCATCCGCCATTGTCATATACTTGCAGGTCTGAGTTAAGGTTCTGAGTTTGGATCATAACAATTGGTATCATCTTGCTCGATCCTCGATTCCCTCTTGTATGCCCTGTCACGCTCCGACGACTCGTTTAACAACCATGGATGCACGTCTCATTGCCGCTGAAGCTACCTTGGTGGACCTCCCCAACCTCCTTCGAAACTCCATCGACGCCGCGAACGCCGACCTCTCAGCCGTGATATCTACTGACTTCGATGCTAAGTTAGCTTTCTCCTTCGAGCAATTCCGGCGTGAGCAATCCTTTGTCGGTGGTGTCGGATCTTCCAATCTAGCTTCCTTTGCCGCTTATCTTATCTCACCCCCAGTTCCAGTCACGGATGATATTGATTTCCGTCTTTTGGAGACTCCTCGACACCCTCGTCGTGATCAATATGAGCCAGGGGCGGGCCGCCTAAACTTCCGTGTCAGCAACGGGTGGATTTTCCCCGATTTTCCGATGGTGATGATCCTATCACTTGGATCTACAATGCTAAGCAATATTTTTCTTGTTACAACACTCCAGATCCACAAAAGGTCTTTACAGCCTCCTTTTACTTGGAAAATGAGGCGATGCAGTGGTTCAAATGGCGCAATTGCTTACTCACTTCTCCTACTTGGGAGGAATTTACCAGTGCACTTTTTATGacgaacaatatgaaaaacaCTTTTATTTACCTGGAATGCTTTTGGCTATTTTGGAGGCCTACGTTGAAAATAACTTTGGCTTGTACCATtgtcatattttctttttatacagcgatatttacactaaaaaatcacaCAATTAGTCAACCATGATTTATATTAAACTCATTACCCGTATgagttacaaataaaaaaaaaattacctgaCCGAAATATCAATAATACTATTATGAGTTGCGCTGTATAAAGTATAAAGTTGGTGTATGTGGGTTACTCTACTTCTTTCCTAGTTGTGGGCTTTGGAACTGATGTTTAATCATTTTGAGTTTTAGCACCAGCCTTTTATCATTACAATAGGTGTCAAGTGGATCTCTATGGCGGATTGGTATTACCTAATGCAGAAAAGGCGCTTCAATGTACTAACAAGACCAAATTACGCCGAGCCAATAGTTATtaggtaattattttggtttcaTATATAAATTGATATAGAATCTTTGAAAAATATCTTCCTTCGTAAGAATGAAAAGACTAAGTCTTTGGGATCTAATGCTGCACCGTTGTTCAATATCTTAGGGGATTAACTCTATTACATAATTGGATTCCTAACTTTAAATCGCATAAATTAAGCTATACATTGATTGCACGCATATTTCAAACCTTCCTTTTTCGTTGCGTTGTGTCATTTCCATAGCACCTAGCTATGTTTTCggacaaaatcaaatttttattaaaaatgggATATATGTCTCACCATTTGCGAATAACGTGTATTCACcgtataaatttcataattataaCAATTCAATATCTTAAACTCCATTTGAGATTATTCGTACAAAAAaccattgtcacatcccggcccagggcagatcacttcccgggcccgctccaccaccgtagcacgatattgtccgctttgggcttaccattcccttacggttttgtttttgggaactcacgagcaacttcccagtgggtcacccatcatgggattgctctagcccccttctcgcttaacttcggagttcctatgaaacccgaagccagtgagctcccaaaaggcctcgcgctaggtagagatgggaatatacatttaaggatcactcccctgggcgatgtgggatgtcacaattctAATAAGAGATAGTTTAAACATccatatatatatcaaataaatagacAGTTCATTATGAATATGTTACTTAATACTCCCACCGTTTATTTGTTTCATACATTTGGACGGCTACACTATTTTTgaattgaatatatatatatatatattttttatagggATTGAAGATCAAAAAATTGAgcaatttttattataaaattatacaataaattgACGTTATTCGCAGAGATGAGATATATACATTCCTATTGGGTGgcaaaagaaaaagttgaaaatgatttTAGGCCATTATGAAAAAGTTATTTGTAGGTAAATAACACTATTATCATAGTTATGTTGTATACTAGAGCATGCTACGGTTGTTCTTCAAACTCAGAATCCTTTTGACTGTTAATCTAAATCGAATCTAAAAAATGACTTATTAGTACTAATAATGAGAATAGAATACTCGACCaaataaaaacacacaatagaaTTAATCAAGCTGCTGTCCAGCGCATGGGCATTTCAAACTTTCCTTTCTCGTTGGGTTGTCACTTCCAAAGCAGCTACGTGGTGTCCAGAATTTTCTTTTGTCCATTAAAATTTGCTAATGCAAAGGTTGGAGAGTGATCCTTTTCAGAGCACTTTCTTGGTGCTTTATTTGACGCATTTTACCGTGCTaggtttttgtttaaaaatataaaaattagaaTATAATATTTAAACAGTCGAACGTTGTAGACTTTATAGCTTTTGTATTTTCGACGAGTAGATGGAGGCTTAGAGCTTAgctttttaaattacttgatatttttatttttaatgtgttttatgatttttaatctcaatctttgcctttaatataatataaaaat
This Pyrus communis chromosome 6, drPyrComm1.1, whole genome shotgun sequence DNA region includes the following protein-coding sequences:
- the LOC137737642 gene encoding galacturonokinase-like — protein: MAGSSWPSETQLNGLRQIVSEMAGTGRKEVRVVVSPYRICPLGAHIDHQGGTVSAMAINKGILLGFVPSGDTQVILRSGQFKGECRFRVDEVQFPWKSATVASKTDEESNWGSYAKGALYALQSRQISLAQGIIGYISGPDGMDSSGLSSSAAVGVAYLLALETANNLTVSPEENIEYDRLIENEFWGLRNGILDQSAILLSSYGCLLCMNCKTKEHNLIHPPKLGENHDTEWQEAYKILLAFSGLKHNLTANPGYNHRVAECREAATVLLNASGDGAAEPLLSNVDPEVYQTHKHILEPPLAKRAEHYFSENMRVSKGLKAWASGRFKDFGMLISESGLSSIENYECGSEPLIQLREILLRAPGVYGARFSGAGFRGCCVALVDTDHAKEAASFVREEYSKIHPELASQLNQEIAVMICETGDCARVI